NNNNNNNNNNNNNNNNNNNNNNNNNNNNNNNNNNNNNNNNNNNNNNNNNNNNNNNNNNNNNNNNNNNNNNNNNNNNNNNNNNNNNNNNNNNNNNNNNNNNNNNNNNNNNNNNNNNNNNNNNNNNNNNNNNNNNNNNNNNNNNNNNNNNNNNNNNNNNNNNNNNNNNNNNNNNNNNNNNNNNNNNNNNNNNNNNNNNNNNNNNNNNNNNNNNNNNNNNNNNNNNNNNNNNNNNNNNNNNNNNNNNNNNNNNNNNNNNNNNNNNNNNNNNNNNNNNNNNNNNNNNNNNNNNNNNNNNNNNNNNNNNNNNNNNNNNNNNNNNNNNNNNNNNNNNNNNNNNNNNNNNNNNNNNNNNNNNNNNNNNNNNNNNNNNNNNNNNNNNNNNNNNNNNNNNNNNNNNNNNNNNNNNNNNNNNNNNNNNNNNNNNNNNNNNNNNNNNNNNNNNNNNNNNNNNNNNNNNNNNNNNNNNNNNNNNNNNNNNNNNNNNNNNNNNNNNNNNNNNNNNNNNNNNNNNNNNNNNNNNNNNNNNNNNNNNNNNNNNNNNNNNNNNNNNNNNNNNNNNNNNNNNNNNNNNNNNNNNNNNNNNNNNNNNNNNNNNNNNNNNNNNNNNNNNNNNNNNNNNNNNNNNNNNNNNNNNNNNNNNNNNNNNNNNNNNNNNNNNNNNNNNNNNNNNNNNNNNNNNNNNNNNNNNNNNNNNNNNNNNNNNNNNNNNNNNNNNNNNNNNNNNNNNNNNNNNNNNNNNNNNNNNNNNNNNNNNNNNNNNNNNNNNNNNNNNNNNNNNNNNNNNNNNNNNNNNNNNNNNNNNNNNNNNNNNNNNNNNNNNNNNNNNNNNNNNNNNNNNNNNNNNNNNNNNNNNNNNNNNNNNNNNNNNNNNNNNNNNNNNNNNNNNNNNNNNNNNNNNNNNNNNNNNNNNNNNNNNNNNNNNNNNNNNNNNNNNNNNNNNNNNNNNNNNNNNNNNNNNNNNNNNNNNNNNNNNNNNNNNNNNNNNNNNNNNNNNNNNNNNNNNNNNNNNNNNNNNNNNNNNNNNNNNNNNNNNNNNNNNNNNNNNNNNNNNNNNNNNNNNNNNNNNNNNNNNNNNNNNNNNNNNNNNNNNNNNNNNNNNNNNNNNNNNNNNNNNNNNNNNNNNNNNNNNNNNNNNNNNNNNNNNNNNNNNNNNNNNNNNNNNNNNNNNNNNNNNNNNNNNNNNNNNNNNNNNNNNNNNNNNNNNNNNNNNNNNNNNNNNNNNNNNNNNNNNNNNNNNNNNNNNNNNNNNNNNNNNNNNNNNNNNNNNNNNNNNNNNNNNNNNNNNNNNNNNNNNNNNNNNNNNNNNNNNNNNNNNNNNNNNNNNNNNNNNNNNNNNNNNNNNNNNNNNNNNNNNNNNNNNNNNNNNNNNNNNNNNNNNNNNNNNNNNNNNNNNNNNNNNNNNNNNNNNNNNNNNNNNNNNNNNNNNNNNNNNNNNNNNNNNNNNNNNNNNNNNNNNNNNNNNNNNNNNNNNNNNNNNNNNNNNNNNNNNNNNNNNNNNNNNNNNNNNNNNNNNNNNNNNNNNNNNNNNNNNNNNNNNNNNNNNNNNNNNNNNNNNNNNNNNNNNNNNNNNNNNNNNNNNNNNNNNNNNNNNNNNNNNNNNNNNNNNNNNNNNNNNNNNNNNNNNNNNNNNNNNNNNNNNNNNNNNNNNNNNNNNNNNNNNNNNNNNNNNNNNNNNNNNNNNNNNNNNNNNNNNNNNNNNNNNNNNNNNNNNNNNNNNNNNNNNNNNNNNNNNNNNNNNNNNNNNNNNNNNNNNNNNNNNNNNNNNNNNNNNNNNNNNNNNNNNNNNNNNNNNNNNNNNNNNNNNNNNNNNNNNNNNNNNNNNNNNNNNNNNNNNNNNNNNNNNNNNNNNNNNNNNNNNNNNNNNNNNNNNNNNNNNNNNNNNNNNNNNNNNNNNNNNNNNNNNNNNNNNNNNNNNNNNNNNNNNNNNNNNNNNNNNNNNNNNNNNNNNNNNNNNNNNNNNNNNNNNNNNNNNNNNNNNNNNNNNNNNNNNNNNNNNNNNNNNNNNNNNNNNNNNNNNNNNNNNNNNNNNNNNNNNNNNNNNNNNNNNNNNNNNNNNNNNNNNNNNNNNNNNNNNNNNNNNNNNNNNNNNNNNNNNNNNNNNNNNNNNNNNNNNNNNNNNNNNNNNNNNNNNNNNNNNNNNNNNNNNNNNNNNNNNNNNNNNNNNNNNNNNNNNNNNNNNNNNNNNNNNNNNNNNNNNNNNNNNNNNNNNNNNNNNNNNNNNNNNNNNNNNNNNNNNNNNNNNNNNNNNNNNNNNNNNNNNNNNNNNNNNNNNNNNNNNNNNNNNNNNNNNNNNNNNNNNNNNNNNNNNNNNNNNNNNNNNNNNNNNNNNNNNNNNNNNNNNNNNNNNNNNNNNNNNNNNNNNNNNNNNNNNNNNNNNNNNNNNNNNNNNNNNNNNNNNNNNNNNNNNNNNNNNNNNNNNNNNNNNNNNNNNNNNNNNNNNNNNNNNNNNNNNNNNNNNNNNNNNNNNNNNNNNNNNNNNNNNNNNNNNNNNNNNNNNNNNNNNNNNNNNNNNNNNNNNNNNNNNNNNNNNNNNNNNNNNNNNNNNNNNNNNNNNNNNNNNNNNNNNNNNNNNNNNNNNNNNNNNNNNNNNNNNNNNNNNNNNNNNNNNNNNNNNNNNNNNNNNNNNNNNNNNNNNNNNNNNNNNNNNNNNNNNNNNNNNNNNNNNNNNNNNNNNNNNNNNNNNNNNNNNNNNNNNNNNNNNNNNNNNNNNNNNNNNNNNNNNNNNNNNNNNNNNNNNNNNNNNNNNNNNNNNNNNNNNNNNNNNNNNNNNNNNNNNNNNNNNNNNNNNNNNNNNNNNNNNNNNNNNNNNNNNNNNNNNNNNNNNNNNNNNNNNNNNNNNNNNNNNNNNNNNNNNNNNNNNNNNNNNNNNNNNNNNNNNNNNNNNNNNNNNNNNNNNNNNNNNNNNNNNNNNNNNNNNNNNNNNNNNNNNNNNNNNNNNNNNNNNNNNNNNNNNNNNNNNNNNNNNNNNNNNNNNNNNNNNNNNNNNNNNNNNNNNNNNNNNNNNNNNNNNNNNNNNNNNNNNNNNNNNNNNNNNNNNNNNNNNNNNNNNNNNNNNNNNNNNNNNNNNNNNNNNNNNNNNNNNNNNNNNNNNNNNNNNNNNNNNNNNNNNNNNNNNNNNNNNNNNNNNNNNNNNNNNNNNNNNNNNNNNNNNNNNNNNNNNNNNNNNNNNNNNNNNNNNNNNNNNNNNNNNNNNNNNNNNNNNNNNNNNNNNNNNNNNNNNNNNNNNNNNNNNNNNNNNNNNNNNNNNNNNNNNNNNNNNNNNNNNNNNNNNNNNNNNNNNNNNNNNNNNNNNNNNNNNNNNNNNNNNNNNNNNNNNNNNNNNNNNNNNNNNNNNNNNNNNNNNNNNNNNNNNNNNNNNNNNNNNNNNNNNNNNNNNNNNNNNNNNNNNNNNNNNNNNNNNNNNNNNNNNNNNNNNNNNNNNNNNNNNNNNNNNNNNNNNNNNNNNNNNNNNNNNNNNNNNNNNNNNNNNNNNNNNNNNNNNNNNNNNNNNNNNNNNNNNNNNNNNNNNNNNNNNNNNNNNNNNNNNNNNNNNNNNNNNNNNNNNNNNNNNNNNNNNNNNNNNNNNNNNNNNNNNNNNNNNNNNNNNNNNNNNNNNNNNNNNNNNNNNNNNNNNNNNNNNNNNNNNNNNNNNNNNNNNNNNNNNNNNNNNNNNNNNNNNNNNNNNNNNNNNNNNNNNNNNNNNNNNNNNNNNNNNNNNNNNNNNNNNNNNNNNNNNNNNNNNNNNNNNNNNNNNNNNNNNNNNNNNNNNNNNNNNNNNNNNNNNNNNNNNNNNNNNNNNNNNNNNNNNNNNNNNNNNNNNNNNNNNNNNNNNNNNNNNNNNNNNNNNNNNNNNNNNNNNNNNNNNNNNNNNNNNNNNNNNNNNNNNNNNNNNNNNNNNNNNNNNNNNNNNNNNNNNNNNNNNNNNNNNNNNNNNNNNNNNNNNNNNNNNNNNNNNNNNNNNNNNNNNNNNNNNNNNNNNNNNNNNNNNNNNNNNNNNNNNNNNNNNNNNNNNNNNNNNNNNNNNNNNNNNNNNNNNNNNNNNNNNNNNNNNNNNNNNNNNNNNNNNNNNNNNNNNNNNNNNNNNNNNNNNNNNNNNNNNNNNNNNNNNNNNNNNNNNNNNNNNNNNNNNNNNNNNNNNNNNNNNNNNNNNNNNNNNNNNNNNNNNNNNNNNNNNNNNNNNNNNNNNNNNNNNNNNNNNNNNNNNNNNNNNNNNNNNNNNNNNNNNNNNNNNNNNNNNNNNNNNNNNNNNNNNNNNNNNNNNNNNNNNNNNNNNNNNNNNNNNNNNNNNNNNNNNNNNNNNNNNNNNNNNNNNNNNNNNNNNNNNNNNNNNNNNNNNNNNNNNNNNNNNNNNNNNNNNNNNNNNNNNNNNNNNNNNNNNNNNNNNNNNNNNNNNNNNNNNNNNNNNNNNNNNNNNNNNNNNNNNNNNNNNNNNNNNNNNNNNNNNNNNNNNNNNNNNNNNNNNNNNNNNNNNNNNNNNNNNNNNNNNNNNNNNNNNNNNNNNNNNNNNNNNNNNNNNNNNNNNNNNNNNNNNNNNNNNNNNNNNNNNNNNNNNNNNNNNNNNNNNNNNNNNNNNNNNNNNNNNNNNNNNNNNNNNNNNNNNNNNNNNNNNNNNNNNNNNNNNNNNNNNNNNNNNNNNNNNNNNNNNNNNNNNNNNNNNNNNNNNNNNNNNNNNNNNNNNNNNNNNNNNNNNNNNNNNNNNNNNNNNNNNNNNNNNNNNNNNNNNNNNNNNNNNNNNNNNNNNNNNNNNNNNNNNNNNNNNNNNNNNNNNNNNNNNNNNNNNNNNNNNNNNNNNNNNNNNNNNNNNNNNNNNNNNNNNNNNNNNNNNNNNNNNNNNNNNNNNNNNNNNNNNNNNNNNNNNNNNNNNNNNNNNNNNNNNNNNNNNNNNNNNNNNNNNNNNNNNNNNNNNNNNTAAttcagaggaaaaaatggaatgtaTACGAGATCTGATGAGTTTTATAGAGCATATGTTGGACCACGTTAGTCAACAGTTTAAACCTGCTTCGCCTGCTTCAGGGGATCGCCTTGAGTCGCTGCTAAAAGACGCCACTGAATGCACGGTGGACAGCAAAAAACTATTGGCTAGGGATGTGGAAGGGTATGATTTGAGCGGTGTTGTGACACTCTTCAACGAGTCTGCAGTATCCACAAAGGAAAATTTCGACTTGCTGTTTACGGATATTGCGGACTATGACTTGAGTGGTGTTGCAGTGCTCTTCAAGGAGTCTGTGGAAGCCACAAAGAACGTGGCGAATGTGCTGTCGAAGGACTTTGTAGAGTACGATTTGAAAGGTGTTAGAGCACTTTTCAGAGAGGCTCCAAAATCCTCAGAGGAAATGGGGAGTGTGTTGTCGAAGGACTTTGTAGAGTGCGATTTGAAAGGTGTTAGAGAACTTTTCAATCTGCTTGCAAATTCTTCCATGGAAAATGATGCACAGTTGTTGGAGGTTGTAGATAATGAACTCAATAGTGTTCATTATTTACCCCTTTCAAAGGGATTTTCTACTTGTTTTTGGAAAACACGGTACTGTGCGATGAGAAACATCCTCCAAGCATCCTATAATGGTGTTTTCCTGTACATTCATGGTCAGAAATACGACATGCACAAGTCGCTTtgtaatgtaaaaatggaatataattttaatagaGGACTTATTAAGAGGACGAAGGCTGTTTACACGATCACAGTGAGGAGAGgcaaggagaaaacaaagaagggaaaaagtgcAGAAGTAATTAAAGGTCCATATTTTCCCAGGGAAAGAAGCATGATGATAGAGGACTGTGGTGNNNNNNNNNNNNNNNNNNNNNNNNNNNNNNNNNNNNNNNNNNNNNNNNNNNNNNNNNNNNNNNNNNNNNNNNNNNNNNNNNNNNNNNNNNNNNNNNNNNNNNNNNNNNNNNNNNNNNNNNNNNNNNNNNNNNNNNNNNNNNNNNNNNNNNNNNNNNNNNNNNNNNNNNNNNNNNNNNNNNNNNNNNNNNNNNNNNNNNNNNNNNNNNNNNNNNNNNNNNNNNNNNNNNNNNNNNNNNNNNNNNNNNNNNNNNNNNNNNNNNNNNNNNNNNNNNNNNNNNNNNNNNNNNNNNNNNNNNNNNNNNNNNNNNNNNNNNNNNNNNNNNNNNNNNNNNNNNNNNNNNNNNNNNNNNNNNNNNNNNNNNNNNNNNNNNNNNNNNNNNNNNNNNNNNNNNNNNNNNNNNNNNNNNNNNNNNNNNNNNNNNNNNNNNNNNNNNNNNNNNNNNNNNNNNNNNNNNNNNNNNNNNNNNNNNNNNNNNNNNNNNNNNNNNNNNNNNNNNNNNNNNNNNNNNNNNNNNNNNNNNNNNNNNNNNNNNNNNNNNNNNNNNNNNNNNNNNNNNNNNNNNNNNNNNNNNNNNNNNNNNNNNNNNNNNNNNNNNNNNNNNNNNNNNNNNNNNNNNNNNNNNNNNNNNNNNNNNNNNNNNNNNNNNNNNNNNNNNNNNNNNNNNNNNNNNNNNNNNNNNNNNNNNNNNNNNNNNNNNNNNNNNNNNNNNNNNNNNNNNNNNNNNNNNNNNNNNNNNNNNNNNNNNNNNNNNNNNNNNNNNNNNNNNNNNNNNNNNNNNNNNNNNNNNNNNNNNNNNNNNNNNNNNNNNNNNNNNNNNNNNNNNNNNNNNNNNNNNNNNNNNNNNNNNNNNNNNNNNNNNNNNNNNNNNNNNNNNNNNNNNNNNNNNNNNNNNNNNNNNNNNNNNNNNNNNNNNNNNNNNNNNNNNNNNNNNNNNNNNNNNNNNNNNNNNNNNNNNNNNNNNNNNNNNNNNNNNNNNNNNNNNNNNNNNNNNNNNNNNNNNNNNNNNNNTAGTGGGGACAGCTGCACAGACAGCCGAAAATCAGCTGGGTCAGAGGAGTGGAGCAACTAATGATGCACAGCCTGGTAATAGCGGTAGTGGAAGCAGTGATGATGAGAATTCCGAGGTAAGCACTCATATTGATGAGGAGAGTAATGACAGCGAAAGGATCCCCGAACCAGATAACAGTGAACTCTTTAGTGACACAGCATATTCAGATGATAgtgaaaatggagaaagaaCTATAACCCCGGATGAAAGTGATTTAGAGAAAGAGACTGtgcatttgaaaaaagtgtTGGTAGGGGATTATAGAAAAAGAAGTGCAGATGCTATGAACCGAATGCGTGACACAACGAAATATATGCTCCCAAAAGTAGATGAAATGCCTGAGGACAGAAAGCTTAACAGGATTAGAAACATGTATAACCATCGTCCAACCATATCAGGcagaacaaaatgtaaaaggtATGCTGACAAAGAAGGGGGCAAGAATTGGAAAGAAATTTCACGTGTTCTAAAATATGCAGAAGGCATTGTATCGGAATTTATTTCATGCTTCAAAGAAAACAATAAATTCAGCCCTGAATATTCGACGAAATATTATTATGGAAAGAGGATTCAAAGTTTATATCCCCAGNNNNNNNNNNTCCGTGCGcaaatttcattatataCGTCATGTACCACATGAATCTTACCCCCTGAAGAAAATTCTAAACCCTTCACATAACTgatcataaaatattttggtgtacatataaatatggtATGCGTCAGTAACTGTTTCCATCTCTTTGTACATATGAGGCTTGTAGCTCCCGTCTTCAACACAttccttaaattttttcattatttgtACTAACTTTCTTCGCACTACtagcacatttttcttttcttcacaaGTTTCAAACAGCTGGCAAGGCAATTCTTCTGGCAAATTCCACACT
This window of the Plasmodium cynomolgi strain B DNA, scaffold: 0006, whole genome shotgun sequence genome carries:
- a CDS encoding hypothetical protein (putative); translation: MECIRDLMSFIEHMLDHVSQQFKPASPASGDRLESLLKDATECTVDSKKLLARDVEGYDLSGVVTLFNESAVSTKENFDLLFTDIADYDLSGVAVLFKESVEATKNVANVLSKDFVEYDLKGVRALFREAPKSSEEMGSVLSKDFVECDLKGVRELFNLLANSSMENDAQLLEVVDNELNRIFYLFLENTVLCDEKHPPSIL